The genomic segment TTATTCTCACCTTGAGCGCCGGCTCTTTCATGGCCTTACGGCTTGGAGTGGACGCGCCCTCAGATAAACAGAAGCGCCCGCTCCTGCCCGCTCCGCTTTCAAAGGCGATGGTGCGGCTTGCCGATACGCTGGAACAGGAAGAGGACGCGCCATTGCAGACGGAGAACACTTTACAGTAACGCCGTGAATTTTTCACTTATTCATGATTTGCGCACAAGGTTATCCACAGGATGCACTTGTGCGCAAAAAATAAAACTCAAATTAATCAATTACTTAAAAATGTTGCTTTGAATTATTAAACGTTGCTCAAAAAATTATTCACATTTCTTTAAATCGTTGTTTCTGCATTTAAAACGCCCATCACTTGACCAATTCGGCCATTGCAGGCAGCATAGGGGGTTATCCGCCGCAACAGGTTTTACAGCATGACAGAGTCCATCGAACGCCGCCCGCTGACAGAATTCACCGAGAAAGCCTATCTTGATTATTCCATGTACGTCATTCTCGACCGTGCCCTGCCGCATCTTGCGGATGGCCTGAAGCCTGTGCAGCGGCGGATTGTGTATGCGATGTCGGAGCTTGGTCTTAAGGCTGGCGCCAAATATAAGAAGTCTGCGCGCACGGTGGGGGATGTACTCGGTAAATTTCATCCGCACGGTGATTCCGCCTGTTATGAGGCGATGGTGCTGATGGCGCAGCCTTTTTCCTGCCGTTACCCTTTTGTCGACGGCCAGGGCAACTGGGGGTCAACAGACGACCCTAAGTCCTTTGCTGCAATGCGCTACACAGAAGCGCGTCTGTCGCCTTATGCGGATGTGCTGCTCTCGGAGTTGAGTCAGGGCACCACTGACTGGACCGATAATTTTGACGGCACGCTCAAAGAGCCGAGGCTCCTGCCGGCGCGCCTGCCTAATGTGCTCTTAAATGGCGCCACCGGAATTGCCGTTGGCATGTCATCGGATTTGTTGCCGCATAATCTTAAGGAAGTGGCGGCGGCCTGTCAGCTGTTGCTTGATAATCCCGAGGCTTCACTTGATGCGGTACTCGCCTGCATTAAGGGGCCAGATTTTCCCACGGAATGTGAAATTGTCACCCCAGAGAGTGCTTTGCGTGCGCTTTATGCGAGTGGTAACGGTTCTGTACGCGCGCGCGCCGTGTACCGTGTTGAGAAACACGCCATTGTGATTACCGCCCTCCCGTGGCAGGTGTCGGGGGCGAAAATCATTGAGCAGGTAGCGGCACAGATGCAGCAGAAAAAGCTGCCAATGATTGAAGACGTACGCGACGAATCCGACCACGAAAACCCAACGCGCCTCGTGCTTGTGCCGCGTTCGAATCGGGTGGATGTCGAGGGGGTGATGTCGCATCTCTTTGCAACGACCGATCTTGAGCGCAGCTACCGCGTTAATTTTAACCTCATCGGGCTTGACGGCAAGCCGCGGGTGCGTGATTTGCTGAGCCTTTTACAGGAGTGGCTCGTGTTCCGGCTGCAGACGGTTCATCGTCGTCTCGCGTTTCGTCTTGAGAAGGTGCTTGACAGGCTGCATGTGCTGGAAGGACTTTTAATTGCGTTTTTAAACCTTGATGAAGTGATTGCCATTATTCGCGATGCGGATAATCCCAAAGATGCCTTAATGGAGCGTTTTGGGTTAAGCGTGCGACAGGCTGAGTCCATTCTTGAA from the Legionella geestiana genome contains:
- the parC gene encoding DNA topoisomerase IV subunit A; translation: MTESIERRPLTEFTEKAYLDYSMYVILDRALPHLADGLKPVQRRIVYAMSELGLKAGAKYKKSARTVGDVLGKFHPHGDSACYEAMVLMAQPFSCRYPFVDGQGNWGSTDDPKSFAAMRYTEARLSPYADVLLSELSQGTTDWTDNFDGTLKEPRLLPARLPNVLLNGATGIAVGMSSDLLPHNLKEVAAACQLLLDNPEASLDAVLACIKGPDFPTECEIVTPESALRALYASGNGSVRARAVYRVEKHAIVITALPWQVSGAKIIEQVAAQMQQKKLPMIEDVRDESDHENPTRLVLVPRSNRVDVEGVMSHLFATTDLERSYRVNFNLIGLDGKPRVRDLLSLLQEWLVFRLQTVHRRLAFRLEKVLDRLHVLEGLLIAFLNLDEVIAIIRDADNPKDALMERFGLSVRQAESILEIKLRQLARLEEIRLRAEADALKQEREALEKLLNDERALRALVRDEIAADALQYGDARRSPLVKRVEAQALREEDLLPNEPITVVLSQKGWVRAAKGHEVDGETLSYKAGDAFRAQTRARTSQQVVFFDGEGKVYSLPGHALPSARGQGEPLTGKLNPQEGVAFEALIAADPETRVLLGSDAGYGFVTTLAELYVKNRNGKACVRLPEGSRLLPPRLIAGETRMACVTSTGRLLVFALDELPVLARGKGNKCIQIAGTKAASREEVVVDWQVLHETDALCVHAGKRHFTLKPADLAHYTGERGRRGNRLPRGLQNPTALVRDSQA